The Glycine soja cultivar W05 chromosome 15, ASM419377v2, whole genome shotgun sequence region caATTTCTTTACAGATGAAACAAGTGATACAATACATTATACATACATACAGAAGGAATTGATAAAATGCAGGGGAGAATGAATGTTATAAATAGATCAGACCCAATTTTACGGCTTCTGAGCTGTGAACATAATAAAAGCCTGCTGAATTTTGCTTGAGTAATTGGTAAGACCACATGAGGTGCAAAGGTCTTTGATCTCTTCCTCTGTTAGATAGCCATAACCTTGTGGAATCCTCTACAAACCAAAAAACCTTTAAATCAATTTGGTTGGGACTAAAGGGAAACTTATTAAATGGTAAAACACCGTCTAATTTATTAAATCAGGAGATAATCAAGTAGTCACTCAAACAGATAAGTCACGTAAAATGAACATTCAGCATGCAAAATGTTGACACTTCAGAATATATGACAAAAGATCATAGAAAATTATTATCAGAGTTTACCTCTCTGAAAGGGCGTAAAAACCAGGGAGTTAATGAACTATAACGCAGAAAAGTGCTTCCAACAAATACTCCACCACTTTTTAGTACCCGGGTGATTTCAGCTACCTATAAAAAGTTTATATTGGGAGTGTCATCATGAAAATTACAATATTTAACTAGTGTGAAACAGATATGCCAAAGAACAAGCAAATAATATAGATCAAGTAAAATCAACACATTGATGATAAAATATGTGAAAACCATAAAATAAGGAAATCGCGTCTCATGATTAATTGTTTTAGAATTTCAGGGTAAATATTAACAGAATGAGCTTATCGAGACAGGTAAGTGATTTAAAGTAGTGCACACAACTGCGGCACTAGCACCTTTAGACTGCAGCAGGAACTATTTGTCATGTTACATCTCTTCACAAGATTAAAGTCGCATTCAGAAGATAGAGTACCAGGTAACAGAAGATTTGTTCATGTGTTTAGTTCAGCTattcattttgaaaagaaaaaaataatcattcatttttttagccAAGAGAATCTTTGAAAAATAAGCTATTATTTctccaaaataatttaaaccaaACATACACTTAAACTGCAGGTGTTATTCATAATATGTTGGAGATCACTCATCACCTAAAGGCAGCCCTCACCTTACAAGCCAAttttgtaggattgagttaCGCCCAAACCCATATTCTAAGATAATAAAACATGCTTAACTTTCGATATACAAAACATGCATCTTTATCTTTGCATGTATCATGTATGCATCTGTATGCACATTACAGTCATGTATATTGACCAATAAAATCAGGGAGGGAAGAACTTCCATTTTATTTCTGTGCATCTGCCTCAATACAAAATATTAGATTCAGACACTCAATCAGGACAACTTTATAAAGCAGAAATTTCTGCCAGTTACCTCTTTCTAATCTCCTCATATATCCCTGGAAGCAGAAGTCTAGTATTTATGATGCAGTACTTTAGTTATGACATTGGCACAATAAATATTCTGTTTAGCAAACATTTCTTACTTCAGAAGAACCAATTAAGTAATTGACTTGTATATATACAAATCCAAGCAAATATATATTAGTTTCAAGTAGCTCTACAAAAAGTTGtgcattttaagtaaaaatgcaTCACAACAAGATGTAGGAAGACATGCATTTTAGAGTGAAATAGTGAATGGAAGGCACAGCCTTTTTGTCTAAACtggtttatgtttttatttgacaTGGGCGCACAAAATGATACCAGTCTAGTAAAAAGGTTATCCCAACCCAAACATACTACTTTTACACACAAAGACATGCTGACACAGCACTTACAGCATTGGAGGGAGACGGCCAGCAATGCAAAGCTGCACCAGCATGAACAGCATCAACTGAACCTGATGGGAACGGAAGTCTAGAAACATCTGCCCTTACAAGAGCAATATTACTGCAAACAATAAAGGAAACAGTATTACGGGCATCCATATCtccaaatacaaacaaaaaaaaaagagaatttttcattcttcagtgacattaaattaaaaatcaagtaTAGGATAAGGAAAAGAATACGTGGTTGAAAGTGTGTCATCTTTCTTAATGAATTCATAACATTGCCGAAGCATATTCTCAGAAAAATCTAGTGCTATGACTCCAGAATATGCTCCAGATTTGGCGAATTTCCGGGAAAATAAACCACTACCACAGCTAACATCAACAATTAGTCCACCTTTAGCAGATTCAAAGTACTCTTGAGCCATTTTGAACTGCATCACAAACAAAATGTATTGAAATTGAACTAAAATGCGGTAAGCCAAATGCcagagcaaaaaagaaaaaaagatatagaGCCTCAACTTCCATCCTGTGatacatttattattaaacAAAGTCAGCTATGTCTACCAAAATACTCTTTGACAAGTACCAAGAAAcctgaatattatttttcatgtattGGCACATTTCAACTACAGGACAGGCTGTGGATGCATACCTCTTCATCGGGACCAGGAAAGCCACTTTGCCTGAAATTCTGACGCCAACCTCTTTCATATAAGAATGAAACCAGGGGACTCCTAATAACAGGTTAAACACACAGGAAAACATAAGAACTTTCCCAAACAATTGGGGCATGCAGAAAACTGAATTATGCAACTTATGTCACATGTTAAAACAATAACTCATAAAAAtggcaaaaagaagaaaacaaatcctctaataaaaaacaaatggaaaaagGGACATATAACACAATATTGTTGATAAACTGGTATGTGAAACATAAGATAAAAATTGCTCAGCAAGGATATGTACCTGACACCATTATATTACATAGTATCAAGGGGTTATAACACATGTCAGTCTAATTTCAGTGTAGTTATAACACTAATCATACCTGAAAAGCTCAGTCCGAGCAGGTTGAATTTCAGTGTAGTCTCTCAATCCAGCAGTTACAGTTAGATCCAGATACCTGTCTTTGCTAGAATATGACTTCTTACATCTCTTACACATGAAACCAGACCTGTAGATTGCTGGTCTGAAGTTCAAAAACCATTTAGTTAATTACAACAAGTACGACACAGGATTTTTGACACATGATATCTGCTTCAATTACACCTAACATCATGCATGTGATATCTAGCTGACTTACAAGTTAAGGCCAGAAGGACCTTTTCTTATCAATGGTTCATAACATACAGGGCAAGCGAAGATGTCTGCTTCAATTGCTTGATCCTGCTGTGTACCTAACTcctgaaagaaaaattaataaaaatcctAACACAAGTCAGAGTTTTTTGTTTATGGCCTTGATATAAATTGATATTGGCAAAAAACAGATATCATATAGGCTATAGCTGTCTCAAATTTACTGCATtacgaaaatttaaaattcttgcAAATGAAATAATTGACAACTTATCAAAAAGTGCCTTGTAGTGTTCATACAACTTttgccaaaagaaaaagaaaaagaaaattggcCATACGAATTAGTAGTATAAGTCATGATTTTAAACCGTACTATTACTGATTGCAATTGCAAATGCGGACCGAAATTTGAAATCATGTACCACTTAGCAGCTCATTTATGCACCCGTCGTCCATACCTAACTACTTGAACATCACATGACGAAATCTCTCAGGCAACaagcagaataaaataatttcaaatattttagaggaaaaaaaaaaccttgtaaATGCCTATTTTGGTTCCTGAATTTGTAAACATAATTTAGTTgctgaaagaataaaaattctGACTTAGTCCTTGAACatgtaaaaagtgcaacaatTAATGCGTGTCATAAGTTTTGAGAAACCAATTTGATATTAGGTTGTATTTTCCAGAATTATTTTGACATTAAGTTTTAAAGTTTGGGACCAATTTGTTATTAAGTTGTAGCCATTTTTGCACTTTTTAGATATTTTGAGACTCAATAAGAATTTTCATTCCTTCAATGACCGAATTGACACCAGTTTACACATTTCAAGGATCAAAATGATCATTTACCCTAAACCGTGATCATACCATATATTTGTTAAACTCAATTcctaagagagaaaaaaaatcaattataacgGTAAGCTTAATAGCATGAAAGGAGCATGATATTCAGCCAAAAGAGCATGACAAATATATCTAAGTGGCAGTGTTGCGTTAAATAGGGAAATTATGAATATGATTGGAGGAATGAGGGAAGGGGTGAAGTTTACCGATTCTGCGGCAACTGCGGATATAGCACGAATGATGCTTTGGGGTTGAGAGCGGAAGCGGCGAGGGTGAAACTGAGATTTAGAAGAAAGGCGAGGGCATCTCAGAAATTCTAGTTGATGCAGAGGACGAAGGAAAGGAGGATTAGCAACAACAGACTTGGCCATTACTATAGAATGGAGCTAGAAACAGCAGACTAATCAGCGGGACTAGTCCCCCCTTTCTTCTTCCTACCTCCTACTCCTCTAGAGAAAACTTGTTGGTTGATTGGGAGCCagacaaatatttaaatactaaaccagaagaagtaagaaaagaaataaaaataaccaGATTGGTTGGTCCCTCAAGACGTGAAGAcctaataaattgatttttaaaatataaaaaatataaatttattcccTGTGAcaaatcaatcatgtctaaGTTAAGTTAAGTTGTAatgttcaaaaattaatttaataataatttatatttttgagaaTTAATTTGGCATTAAGTTACAAAAATTTGACATTAAGTTACAAAAATTAGGATTTGTCTTCGAATTGTCTATATAGTtaatttgtcgcactttttacatattcaattatttactttaaatattttatttgtcaaGAATTAATTTGTCAGCATCTCATATTTTTGAAGACGAATTTCAATAtttactcaaaaaaaaaatgtcggGGTGTGGTTATTTCCTTTTTGGATGGGGAAATTACATTTTCTTAACACAATTTTTAgggtaaaaatatgtttttcctccctcagcttttgaagatttttgtttttaatctttgtacCTAATCTTCACTGGTAGTAGTTGTACAAAAACAAATAGAATAGAATAGGACAAGAAGATAAGTACTTGAattataagacaatttttaTCATGTAATTGTTGAATGAATAATGGACAATCCTTTTTTAATACTAATTAtactaatataatatacatgAGGAAAAAAGTTTATGCACAAAACCCCATGTATAGTAAGTTTGTTGattctaataataattatcttaaaagtcagATAAACgatgatttgtgattgaatgatatTATAAATCTATTCTACATTGTCAATGCATGGCTATTAAACTCAATAtacgttattattattatctgaaTCCAAAATACAAAACATATACAAGTTAGTTACGTGTAGATGATAATGTAAATTCAAAATACATGACATGATAAGGTTATTCCAACTAATAGATAACGTGCATTATAAAATACATGTCACTCaatatacattattattattatctgaaTCCAAAATACAGAACATATACAAGTTAGTTAAGTGGTAGATGATAATGTAAATTCAAAATACATGACATGATAAGGT contains the following coding sequences:
- the LOC114385830 gene encoding uncharacterized methyltransferase At2g41040, chloroplastic-like, which encodes MAKSVVANPPFLRPLHQLEFLRCPRLSSKSQFHPRRFRSQPQSIIRAISAVAAESELGTQQDQAIEADIFACPVCYEPLIRKGPSGLNLPAIYRSGFMCKRCKKSYSSKDRYLDLTVTAGLRDYTEIQPARTELFRSPLVSFLYERGWRQNFRQSGFPGPDEEFKMAQEYFESAKGGLIVDVSCGSGLFSRKFAKSGAYSGVIALDFSENMLRQCYEFIKKDDTLSTTNIALVRADVSRLPFPSGSVDAVHAGAALHCWPSPSNAVAEITRVLKSGGVFVGSTFLRYSSLTPWFLRPFRERIPQGYGYLTEEEIKDLCTSCGLTNYSSKIQQAFIMFTAQKP